In Haloplanus rubicundus, one DNA window encodes the following:
- a CDS encoding vWA domain-containing protein, with protein MTDDDSAALNISRRKTLAALGTIGVASAGAGLGTSAYFSDQETFQNNSLMAGELDLKVDWEEHYSDWSSDEEVGEDGDVTMLDIGEDPPTGARAFPTCADNNVPRVAVANDQVANFMRATAVEAAPDVDGDNLADGGVYDLVNDETEEPWEVIPCEDYPDPDDLGRPLIALDDVKPGDFGEVTFSLHLCDNPGYLWANAMNIEWAENGHTEPEDDDPQSVGPADEEGSTADGDSLDDAQVELLDTLQACLFYDDGNNLYDTAQNNPACISFVLDDSGSMAGTKAQQTRDGAKAVINDLDFDDDGDIDPHQAAVTTFGSGANLQQALTNDVGDLETAIDEVDGDAGLTNIDDAIGIAGDELSECPDDVDTIMVILSNGAENIGDARDAAQDEVDAGNVDTFFTIGVQAGTAGDDLLQDIADLSPSGNGVFLDVTDPDQITGAFGQLVQAIGGDTEIVSGSLRDVLMALMADPSAGDWGLGLDAFPETEGRDCFVNSSDVYLGLEWWLPVDHGNEVQGDSVEFDLGFYTEQCRHNDGEGMNSETVDGEA; from the coding sequence ATGACAGACGACGACTCCGCCGCACTCAACATCTCGCGGCGCAAGACACTCGCAGCACTCGGAACGATCGGCGTCGCCTCCGCCGGGGCAGGGCTGGGCACGTCCGCGTACTTCTCCGATCAGGAGACGTTCCAGAACAACTCGCTCATGGCTGGCGAACTCGACTTGAAGGTCGACTGGGAGGAGCACTACTCCGACTGGTCGTCGGACGAGGAAGTCGGCGAGGACGGCGACGTCACGATGCTCGACATCGGCGAAGACCCGCCGACTGGAGCACGGGCGTTCCCGACGTGTGCGGACAACAACGTCCCGCGCGTGGCGGTCGCAAACGATCAGGTGGCGAACTTCATGCGTGCGACGGCCGTCGAAGCGGCGCCGGACGTCGACGGCGACAACCTCGCGGACGGTGGCGTCTACGACCTCGTGAACGACGAAACCGAGGAACCGTGGGAGGTCATTCCCTGTGAGGACTACCCGGACCCCGACGACCTCGGTCGGCCGCTCATCGCCCTCGACGACGTGAAGCCGGGCGACTTCGGCGAGGTCACGTTCAGCCTACACCTCTGTGACAACCCCGGCTACCTGTGGGCGAACGCGATGAACATCGAGTGGGCCGAGAACGGCCACACCGAACCGGAGGACGACGACCCGCAGTCGGTCGGCCCGGCCGACGAGGAGGGCAGTACTGCCGACGGCGACAGCCTCGACGACGCGCAGGTCGAACTTCTCGACACCTTACAGGCCTGCCTGTTCTACGACGACGGTAACAACCTGTACGACACCGCACAGAACAATCCGGCCTGCATCTCCTTCGTCCTCGACGACTCCGGCTCCATGGCCGGGACGAAGGCCCAACAGACCCGCGACGGCGCCAAGGCGGTCATCAACGATCTCGACTTCGACGACGACGGCGACATCGACCCCCACCAGGCGGCCGTGACGACGTTCGGGAGCGGTGCCAACCTTCAGCAGGCCCTGACGAACGACGTCGGCGACCTGGAGACGGCGATCGACGAGGTCGACGGCGACGCCGGACTGACGAACATCGACGACGCCATCGGCATCGCCGGCGACGAACTGTCCGAGTGCCCGGACGACGTTGACACGATCATGGTGATCCTCTCGAACGGCGCCGAGAACATCGGCGACGCCCGAGACGCCGCGCAGGACGAAGTCGACGCCGGAAACGTGGACACGTTCTTCACCATCGGCGTCCAGGCGGGGACGGCGGGCGACGATCTGCTCCAGGACATCGCGGACCTGAGCCCGAGCGGGAACGGCGTGTTCCTCGACGTCACCGACCCCGACCAGATCACGGGCGCGTTCGGACAGCTGGTGCAGGCAATCGGCGGCGACACCGAAATCGTCTCCGGATCGCTCCGTGACGTGCTCATGGCGCTCATGGCCGACCCGTCCGCCGGCGACTGGGGCCTCGGCCTCGACGCGTTCCCCGAGACCGAGGGGCGCGACTGTTTCGTCAACTCGTCCGACGTCTACCTCGGTCTCGAGTGGTGGCTACCGGTCGACCACGGCAACGAGGTGCAGGGTGACTCCGTGGAGTTCGACCTCGGCTTCTACACCGAGCAGTGCCGCCACAACGACGGCGAAGGCATGAACAGCGAGACGGTCGACGGCGAAGCCTGA
- a CDS encoding type II toxin-antitoxin system HicA family toxin: MVRFRGVGEVRTRFTGREIVSVLTDMGYQPVGRTGSHLKLRYVHPETGEIRNVTLPLGHEISGDTLRNIASQCGADDFRAWCAWIDEHR, encoded by the coding sequence GTGGTTCGATTCCGAGGAGTAGGCGAGGTACGGACGCGATTCACCGGCCGCGAAATCGTGAGCGTGTTGACCGACATGGGCTACCAGCCGGTCGGCCGGACGGGGAGTCACCTGAAACTTCGCTACGTGCATCCCGAGACGGGCGAGATCCGAAACGTGACGCTCCCGCTCGGCCACGAGATCAGTGGCGACACGCTCCGGAACATCGCCAGCCAGTGTGGCGCCGACGATTTCCGCGCGTGGTGTGCGTGGATCGACGAGCATCGCTGA
- a CDS encoding CBS domain-containing protein: MDIANLVSEEYVEFTPETRVSKLAGSFEDPSVVGVVIRGDEFEGVVTRRQLATSHHPPTEKAGSVVHRVPRLAPDEDVRKVARLMIESDSQLLPVFEGETLVGVVTADDVLRQVQPFLDAVTVAQAYTADLVSLSPESTFGDALHTFREHHVTHLPVVEEDAAVGVLSLYDVAGLTVRAASKSQGGDPSEAASVGGGRSRGGFGAREGELERVLDLPVRDLMASPVRTIGRDETLEAGVEEMFAAGTSSLIVTADGRPDGIVTKTDVLDSLTWEAGGNRAVQVYGTDLLDDTSYEDVVAMIDKFDDRDSDMTVLDAKIHLHEHDETLRGTPLVLARIRLYTDRGLYIASGEGYGASHAINEARDTLERQLRDRKTHRRSKKHPDEEFWRKRFGWMVLEDRDDSS, translated from the coding sequence ATGGACATCGCTAATCTCGTTTCGGAGGAGTACGTCGAGTTCACGCCCGAGACGCGTGTCTCGAAACTCGCCGGCTCCTTCGAGGACCCGTCCGTCGTCGGCGTCGTAATTCGGGGCGACGAGTTCGAGGGCGTCGTCACCCGGCGACAGCTCGCCACGTCGCACCACCCGCCGACGGAGAAGGCCGGATCGGTGGTCCACCGCGTCCCCCGGCTCGCCCCCGACGAGGACGTTCGGAAGGTCGCGCGGCTCATGATCGAGAGCGACTCGCAGCTCCTGCCGGTGTTCGAGGGCGAGACGCTCGTCGGGGTCGTCACCGCCGACGACGTGCTCCGGCAGGTCCAGCCCTTCCTCGACGCGGTGACCGTCGCGCAGGCCTACACCGCCGATCTGGTCTCCCTGTCGCCGGAGTCGACGTTCGGCGACGCGCTCCACACCTTCCGCGAGCACCACGTCACCCACCTGCCAGTCGTCGAGGAGGACGCGGCCGTCGGCGTCCTCAGCCTCTACGACGTGGCGGGGCTGACGGTCCGCGCCGCGAGCAAGAGCCAGGGCGGCGACCCGAGCGAGGCGGCGTCCGTGGGCGGCGGCCGCTCGCGCGGCGGCTTCGGCGCCCGCGAGGGCGAACTCGAACGCGTCCTCGATCTGCCGGTCCGGGATCTGATGGCGTCGCCCGTGCGAACCATCGGTCGGGACGAGACGCTGGAGGCGGGCGTCGAGGAGATGTTCGCGGCCGGCACCTCGTCGCTGATCGTGACCGCCGACGGCCGCCCCGACGGCATCGTCACGAAGACGGACGTACTCGACTCGCTCACCTGGGAGGCCGGCGGCAACCGCGCCGTGCAGGTGTACGGCACCGATCTCCTCGACGACACGAGCTACGAGGACGTCGTGGCGATGATCGACAAGTTCGACGACCGCGACAGCGACATGACCGTCCTCGACGCGAAGATTCATCTCCACGAACACGACGAGACACTTCGTGGCACGCCCCTCGTCCTCGCTCGGATTCGTCTGTACACCGACCGCGGCCTGTACATCGCCTCGGGCGAGGGCTACGGCGCGAGCCACGCGATCAACGAGGCACGCGACACCCTGGAGCGACAGCTTCGCGACCGGAAGACCCACCGGCGGAGCAAGAAACACCCGGACGAGGAGTTCTGGAGGAAGCGCTTCGGATGGATGGTTCTGGAGGACCGAGACGACTCGTCGTAA
- a CDS encoding type II toxin-antitoxin system HicB family antitoxin, whose protein sequence is MSTGREIRLVEEDDGRWSAIDKETGVASHGDTREEALEMLDEAVALHKGEAGDLMTDENLRELGIDPDSVPDEPREPDAPWFDSEE, encoded by the coding sequence ATGAGTACGGGGCGCGAGATTCGACTCGTCGAAGAAGACGACGGTCGATGGTCGGCCATCGACAAGGAGACGGGCGTCGCCAGTCATGGCGATACCCGCGAGGAGGCGCTGGAGATGCTCGACGAGGCGGTGGCGCTCCACAAGGGTGAAGCCGGCGATCTCATGACCGACGAGAATCTACGGGAACTCGGCATCGACCCCGATTCCGTCCCCGACGAGCCACGGGAACCGGACGCGCCGTGGTTCGATTCCGAGGAGTAG
- a CDS encoding DUF255 domain-containing protein encodes MTDGTRVEWRDWGAAAFEEARRRGAPVLLALTATWCGDCHEMDARTYGEPRIAANLNDGFVPVRVDVDRHPRVRERYNVGGFPSTVFCTPDGNRIAGAGFLGPDGMRQVIDSVRERWDASGMDAGRVPRALAGDPTPAGEVTGRIEEHLAGQLDAQFDDEFGGWGDAPKFPLPRTVEFALKRDRAKARQTLDAVTRGLFDEAEGGFYRYARTRDWGDPDRAKLLADNAALVRAFAHAYCYTGEDAYRRPADRTVEYLIDALWNGSAFGGSQGPGADDTGPRTDLTAYADANTLAVDALLVLTSYTDSDDPREYARRTLSTLREDFVDDGTVRHWDGEAAPTLVLDDQAHTVAAGVRAAQVLGDDDALSMARRVADRTITELAGDDGAFRDGPASGPGLLDRPLRPLDGNVAVADALIDLAVLTGETRYREVARDAVAAFAGAWDRFGVQVAGYGAVAARLRRDPLTITVAPGAGSDLHRAALRVADHEAVVVPGATGPDPGTAVVAVGDRSRTVSTPADLADAVAALAA; translated from the coding sequence ATGACCGACGGGACGCGCGTCGAGTGGCGCGACTGGGGCGCGGCCGCCTTCGAGGAGGCCCGTCGCCGTGGCGCGCCGGTGTTGCTCGCGCTGACGGCGACGTGGTGTGGGGACTGTCACGAGATGGACGCCCGGACGTACGGCGAGCCACGGATCGCCGCCAACCTGAACGACGGCTTCGTCCCCGTCCGGGTCGACGTGGACCGCCACCCGCGGGTGCGCGAACGGTACAACGTCGGCGGCTTCCCCTCGACGGTGTTCTGTACGCCGGACGGGAACCGCATCGCGGGCGCGGGCTTTCTCGGCCCCGACGGCATGCGACAGGTGATCGACAGCGTGCGCGAGCGCTGGGACGCGAGCGGGATGGACGCGGGCCGGGTGCCGCGCGCCCTCGCCGGCGACCCCACGCCCGCCGGCGAGGTGACAGGTCGCATCGAGGAACACCTCGCCGGCCAGCTCGACGCGCAGTTCGACGACGAGTTCGGCGGCTGGGGCGACGCGCCCAAGTTCCCGCTCCCCCGGACCGTGGAGTTCGCGCTCAAACGCGACCGGGCGAAGGCGCGACAGACGCTCGACGCCGTCACCCGCGGCCTGTTCGACGAGGCCGAGGGCGGCTTCTACCGCTACGCCCGGACGCGTGACTGGGGCGACCCGGACCGCGCGAAGCTCCTCGCGGACAACGCGGCGCTGGTGCGCGCGTTCGCCCACGCGTACTGTTACACCGGCGAGGACGCGTACCGCCGCCCGGCCGACCGGACCGTCGAGTACCTGATCGACGCGCTCTGGAACGGGTCGGCGTTCGGCGGGAGTCAGGGACCGGGGGCCGACGACACCGGGCCGCGAACCGATCTGACGGCGTACGCCGACGCGAACACCCTCGCGGTCGACGCCCTCCTCGTGCTCACGTCCTACACCGACTCGGACGACCCCCGCGAGTACGCCCGTCGCACGCTCTCGACGCTTCGCGAGGACTTCGTCGACGACGGGACGGTCCGTCACTGGGACGGCGAGGCGGCGCCGACGCTCGTCCTCGACGATCAGGCTCACACGGTGGCGGCTGGCGTCCGCGCGGCGCAGGTGCTCGGCGACGACGACGCGCTGTCGATGGCGCGTCGGGTCGCGGATCGGACGATCACGGAACTCGCGGGCGACGACGGCGCCTTCCGCGACGGGCCGGCGTCCGGGCCGGGGCTGCTCGACCGGCCGCTGCGTCCCCTCGATGGCAACGTCGCCGTGGCCGACGCCCTCATCGATCTCGCCGTGCTGACCGGGGAGACGCGGTATCGCGAGGTGGCCCGCGACGCCGTCGCGGCCTTCGCGGGCGCGTGGGATCGCTTCGGCGTGCAGGTCGCGGGCTACGGTGCCGTCGCGGCCCGACTCCGCCGCGACCCGTTGACGATCACCGTCGCACCCGGCGCCGGTTCGGACCTCCACCGGGCGGCGCTCCGGGTCGCGGACCACGAGGCGGTGGTCGTGCCCGGCGCGACGGGACCGGACCCCGGGACGGCCGTCGTGGCCGTCGGCGACCGCTCCCGGACGGTGTCGACGCCGGCGGACCTCGCCGACGCCGTCGCGGCGCTCGCCGCGTAA
- a CDS encoding FxsA family protein, translating into MRLRWVFALLLLIPLADALFLVVVADSIGAPATVALVVLTGLVGMLLVRAEGRHTIRSLQEKLATGEVPTKELMDGGLLIAAGAFLLTPGLVTDAIGFLIGVPLTRAPIRAGLERFVVGPYLDKKSGGFVTGTVYTGGFPNEGDTYDDDVYDVDGSSYRVDDE; encoded by the coding sequence ATGCGCCTGCGCTGGGTCTTCGCGCTGCTGTTGCTCATCCCCCTCGCCGACGCCCTGTTCCTCGTCGTCGTCGCCGACAGCATCGGCGCCCCGGCGACCGTCGCTCTGGTCGTTCTCACCGGTCTCGTCGGCATGTTGCTGGTCCGGGCCGAGGGGCGGCATACGATCCGCAGCCTGCAGGAGAAGCTCGCGACGGGCGAGGTGCCGACGAAGGAACTCATGGACGGCGGCCTGCTGATCGCCGCGGGCGCCTTCCTGCTCACGCCCGGCCTCGTCACCGACGCCATCGGCTTCCTCATCGGCGTGCCGCTGACCCGGGCGCCGATCCGGGCCGGACTGGAACGGTTCGTGGTCGGGCCCTACCTCGACAAGAAGAGCGGCGGGTTCGTCACCGGCACCGTCTACACCGGCGGCTTCCCGAACGAGGGCGACACCTACGACGACGACGTCTACGACGTGGACGGGAGTTCGTACCGCGTCGACGACGAGTAA
- a CDS encoding universal stress protein translates to MYRVLVPVDSNTNRARHQAQYVARLPDADSAVAATVLYVSPPDRFESAKEASFSKVDSAATAAEELERAGVEVDRRIDGGSVSRAIVDAIADVDADEVVMGGRKRSGVTTVLLGSTVQDVLLSTERPVTVTGERVSLGEGTRKVLVPVDGSEERARQQARYVAGLPGDPSTIEATVFYVFRHQDYAGAPPHEFEDVDSAVTAAEMLEDAGVTVNRVAEGGEVARRILRAAEDHAVDGIVVGGRKRSGVQNVLLGSTVQDVLLSAERPVTVTG, encoded by the coding sequence ATGTACCGAGTGCTCGTCCCCGTCGATTCGAACACGAACCGCGCCCGACACCAAGCCCAGTACGTCGCCCGTCTCCCGGACGCCGACTCGGCGGTCGCGGCGACGGTGCTCTACGTGTCGCCGCCGGATCGGTTCGAGTCGGCCAAGGAAGCGTCGTTCTCGAAGGTCGACAGCGCCGCCACCGCCGCCGAGGAACTCGAACGCGCCGGCGTCGAGGTGGACCGTCGCATCGACGGCGGAAGCGTCTCGCGGGCCATCGTCGACGCCATCGCGGACGTCGACGCCGACGAGGTGGTGATGGGTGGACGGAAGCGTTCCGGGGTGACGACGGTCCTGCTCGGCAGTACGGTGCAGGACGTATTGCTCTCGACGGAGCGGCCGGTCACGGTCACGGGCGAGCGGGTCAGCCTCGGCGAGGGGACGCGAAAGGTGCTCGTCCCCGTCGACGGGAGCGAGGAGCGGGCGCGACAGCAAGCGCGGTACGTCGCGGGACTGCCGGGCGATCCGTCGACCATCGAGGCGACCGTATTCTACGTCTTCCGCCACCAGGACTACGCGGGCGCGCCGCCCCACGAGTTCGAGGACGTCGACAGCGCGGTGACGGCCGCCGAGATGCTCGAAGACGCCGGCGTGACCGTGAACCGCGTCGCGGAGGGCGGTGAAGTCGCCCGCCGCATCCTGCGGGCCGCGGAGGACCACGCCGTCGACGGCATCGTCGTGGGCGGGCGGAAGCGATCCGGAGTCCAGAACGTGCTCCTCGGCAGTACGGTGCAGGACGTGTTGCTCTCCGCGGAGCGGCCGGTGACGGTGACCGGATAG
- a CDS encoding metal-dependent hydrolase, translating to MMLPTHAIAGMVLALPVAYVRPEFAAVALVAGFVGGVVPDLDLYAGHRKTLHYPVYAPPLAAVALVIAAWHPTTATVGVAFVLGGAAVHSLADVLGAGLELRPWEATSDRAVYDHHRGRWIAPRRWVRYDGSPRDLFLAVGLATPLLVTLDATLRGVVLATLAVAVGYTAVRRVLPRLAVFVVERLFVPVVPHSALAYVPARYREHAGDGAPADELTPR from the coding sequence ATGATGCTCCCGACCCACGCCATCGCGGGGATGGTGCTCGCCCTCCCGGTGGCGTACGTCCGTCCGGAGTTCGCCGCCGTTGCACTCGTGGCGGGGTTCGTCGGCGGCGTGGTGCCCGACCTCGACCTCTACGCCGGTCACCGGAAGACGCTCCACTATCCGGTGTACGCACCGCCGTTGGCGGCGGTGGCACTCGTGATCGCGGCGTGGCATCCCACGACTGCGACGGTCGGCGTCGCGTTCGTCCTCGGGGGCGCGGCCGTCCACAGTCTGGCCGACGTTCTCGGCGCCGGGCTCGAACTCCGTCCGTGGGAGGCCACCTCGGATCGGGCCGTCTACGACCACCACCGCGGCCGGTGGATCGCACCCCGCCGGTGGGTGCGCTACGACGGCTCGCCGCGCGACCTGTTTCTCGCCGTCGGTCTCGCTACACCCCTGCTCGTGACGCTCGACGCCACGCTCCGCGGAGTCGTGCTCGCGACGCTGGCCGTCGCCGTCGGCTACACGGCCGTCCGGCGAGTCCTCCCCCGTCTCGCGGTGTTCGTCGTCGAGCGCCTGTTCGTGCCGGTCGTTCCCCACAGCGCCTTGGCGTACGTCCCCGCGCGCTATCGCGAGCACGCGGGCGACGGCGCGCCCGCGGACGAGTTAACACCCCGGTGA
- a CDS encoding universal stress protein → MNILVAVDGSDESTAALERALDVADAMGGSVTVAYAVDPSVYDLGGPAPVSGLSDADRRLIMESVEDTERRGIDVLDDAAAFAADRGQPVETELLYGDPVRAITAFAESEGFDAIYVGHRGRSERTERLVGSVAKGIVERTSITVTVVR, encoded by the coding sequence ATGAACATTCTCGTCGCCGTCGACGGCTCCGACGAGTCGACCGCCGCGCTCGAACGCGCCCTCGACGTCGCGGACGCGATGGGCGGCTCGGTCACGGTGGCCTACGCCGTCGATCCGTCCGTCTACGATCTGGGGGGTCCCGCCCCCGTCTCCGGGCTCTCCGACGCCGACCGTCGACTGATCATGGAGAGCGTCGAGGACACCGAACGGCGGGGGATCGACGTCCTCGACGACGCCGCGGCGTTCGCCGCCGACCGCGGGCAGCCGGTCGAGACGGAACTCCTCTACGGCGACCCCGTCCGTGCGATCACGGCGTTCGCCGAGAGCGAGGGGTTCGACGCCATCTACGTCGGGCATCGGGGGCGCTCCGAACGGACCGAACGGCTGGTCGGCAGCGTCGCGAAGGGCATCGTCGAACGAACCTCGATCACCGTGACGGTCGTGCGCTGA
- a CDS encoding translation initiation factor IF-2 subunit beta, which yields MDYEDSLDRALTETPEVGDAADRFQVPAPEVRPEGNVTSYENFQATIDRLNRTQEHLLKFLQSELGTSASIDDRGRARFTGDFRQSRVADALDEYVESFVTCSECGSPDTRLVEERGATVLKCDACGALSAVPDR from the coding sequence ATGGATTACGAAGACAGTCTCGACCGCGCGCTGACCGAGACGCCGGAGGTGGGCGACGCCGCCGACCGGTTCCAAGTCCCCGCCCCGGAGGTGCGACCCGAGGGCAACGTCACGAGCTACGAGAACTTCCAGGCGACTATCGACCGGCTGAACCGGACACAGGAACACCTCCTCAAGTTCCTCCAGTCGGAGCTCGGAACGAGCGCCAGCATCGACGACCGGGGACGGGCGCGGTTCACCGGCGACTTCAGACAGTCCCGCGTCGCCGACGCCCTCGACGAGTACGTCGAGTCGTTCGTGACGTGTTCGGAGTGTGGCTCGCCGGATACGCGGCTGGTGGAAGAGCGCGGCGCGACGGTCCTGAAATGCGACGCGTGCGGGGCGCTGTCGGCCGTGCCGGACCGCTGA
- a CDS encoding DUF7836 family putative zinc-binding protein, translated as MVEAFVRLLCPECGKDWEDGPTELPGHRKNFSCPTCHATRRLAEFMRTERDLELVKQFE; from the coding sequence ATGGTCGAAGCGTTCGTCAGACTACTGTGTCCCGAGTGTGGGAAAGACTGGGAGGACGGCCCGACGGAGCTTCCCGGTCACCGGAAGAACTTCAGCTGTCCGACCTGTCACGCGACGCGTCGGCTCGCGGAGTTCATGCGGACCGAACGCGACCTGGAGCTCGTAAAACAGTTCGAGTGA
- a CDS encoding class I SAM-dependent methyltransferase, with protein sequence MSDTPNTNRRLWNEWSDAFQALWNADTAEGGLPPAPCPLTPDADGAHPDVVPAPAGVEFVELGCGGGQASVGTAAEGADRVVGVDFSAAQLDHARRLRDCYGVDAQFVAGDVTTLPLADDAFDVAFSGWVVQMIERLDAYLSEARRVLRADGVLGFDVPHPFYECFDPATESIERSYHGPPHREITIDERYDANLIVFDRPVSDLHNALVDAGFDVRRVLEPGSDDPEAYDDDPLDSNRPSLMAKVPRTLRFWATVR encoded by the coding sequence ATGAGCGACACCCCCAACACGAATCGACGACTCTGGAACGAGTGGAGCGACGCCTTCCAGGCGCTGTGGAACGCCGATACGGCCGAGGGCGGCCTGCCGCCGGCGCCCTGTCCCCTCACGCCGGACGCCGACGGCGCCCACCCCGACGTCGTCCCCGCGCCGGCGGGCGTCGAGTTCGTCGAACTGGGGTGTGGCGGCGGGCAGGCGAGCGTCGGCACCGCGGCCGAGGGCGCCGACCGGGTGGTCGGCGTGGACTTCTCCGCGGCACAGCTCGACCACGCCCGGCGACTGCGGGACTGCTACGGCGTCGACGCCCAGTTCGTCGCCGGCGACGTGACGACCCTCCCCCTCGCCGACGACGCGTTCGACGTGGCGTTCTCCGGCTGGGTGGTCCAGATGATCGAGCGCCTCGACGCGTATCTGTCGGAGGCCCGGCGGGTCCTCCGGGCTGACGGCGTCCTCGGGTTCGACGTGCCGCACCCGTTCTACGAGTGCTTCGACCCGGCGACCGAGTCCATCGAGCGAAGCTATCACGGGCCACCGCACCGGGAGATCACGATCGACGAGAGGTACGACGCGAACCTGATCGTCTTCGACCGGCCGGTGAGCGACCTGCACAACGCGCTGGTCGACGCCGGGTTCGACGTGCGGCGAGTCCTCGAACCCGGAAGCGACGACCCCGAGGCGTACGACGACGACCCGCTCGACAGCAACCGGCCGTCGCTGATGGCGAAGGTGCCCCGGACCCTCCGGTTCTGGGCGACCGTGCGGTGA
- a CDS encoding TrmB family transcriptional regulator, whose translation MASLRDLGLSEYESRTYRALLDRGPATAKELSSSSEVPMGRIYDVLNGLEGNGLVRSQAASRPKKYVAVEPDTALDRLVETRKRELDQQAERYESVAAELVNDLDAAAPVEGQFWTAAVGPEETVELLLERLSAADEEIHHVAGLPSAQIDVDAVGQRMLDAFESALDRGVSVSILIHPTLVEAVPNDLRAAYATRLGEHERYASRTSAAIDGTFTLVDGEEVCIEVPNPLDADEAFALIDFKDASFATDVRTVFEEQWVDSTPLEFQRNAP comes from the coding sequence ATGGCATCACTTCGTGATCTCGGCCTTTCGGAGTACGAATCGCGGACCTACCGCGCGCTCCTCGACCGCGGGCCGGCAACTGCCAAGGAGTTGTCGTCGTCGAGTGAGGTACCGATGGGCCGCATCTACGACGTGCTCAACGGGCTGGAGGGGAACGGGCTGGTGCGGAGTCAGGCGGCGAGTCGCCCGAAAAAGTACGTCGCGGTCGAGCCCGACACGGCGCTGGATCGGCTGGTCGAGACGCGCAAGCGGGAACTCGACCAGCAGGCCGAGCGGTACGAGTCGGTCGCCGCGGAACTCGTGAACGACCTCGACGCGGCCGCTCCTGTCGAGGGGCAGTTCTGGACGGCGGCCGTCGGTCCCGAGGAGACGGTCGAACTCCTGCTCGAACGGCTCTCCGCGGCGGACGAGGAGATTCACCACGTCGCTGGGCTCCCGTCGGCACAGATCGACGTCGACGCGGTCGGCCAGCGGATGCTCGACGCGTTCGAGTCGGCGCTCGACCGGGGCGTCTCGGTGTCGATTCTGATCCACCCGACGCTCGTCGAAGCGGTCCCGAACGACCTCCGTGCGGCGTACGCGACCCGACTCGGGGAGCACGAGCGCTACGCGAGCCGAACGTCGGCGGCCATCGACGGCACGTTCACGCTCGTCGACGGCGAGGAGGTGTGTATCGAGGTGCCGAACCCGCTCGACGCCGACGAAGCGTTCGCGCTCATCGACTTCAAGGACGCGAGCTTCGCCACCGACGTTCGCACCGTCTTCGAGGAGCAGTGGGTGGATTCGACGCCGCTGGAGTTCCAGCGGAACGCACCGTAG
- a CDS encoding DUF7344 domain-containing protein, with the protein MAEDRITRDAAFSLLSNRRRRQLLCVLARSGEARSLRAAAREIVGRLEGIDSTEITDEVYRSVYVSLYQTHAPQLAAEGIVDYDETERTVRLAHNRRTETLLRIVGIDPNGADTVDRRTALVLTGAVVVATLCGLFALFGAVWTVPWAALVAGLLAYRVRQYAGRDLPTPICDCGDLATSDDS; encoded by the coding sequence ATGGCGGAGGACCGAATCACCCGGGACGCCGCGTTCTCGCTCCTGAGCAACCGGCGACGCCGACAACTGCTGTGCGTGCTCGCACGAAGCGGGGAGGCGCGGTCGCTGCGGGCGGCCGCGCGCGAAATCGTCGGCCGGCTGGAAGGCATCGACTCGACGGAGATCACGGACGAGGTGTACCGGAGCGTCTACGTCTCGCTCTATCAGACGCACGCGCCACAGCTGGCCGCCGAAGGAATCGTCGACTACGACGAGACGGAGCGGACGGTTCGGCTCGCCCACAACCGACGGACCGAGACGCTCCTGCGGATCGTCGGTATCGACCCGAACGGCGCGGACACCGTCGACCGACGGACGGCGCTCGTCCTGACGGGAGCCGTCGTCGTGGCGACGCTCTGTGGACTGTTCGCGCTCTTCGGCGCGGTCTGGACCGTCCCGTGGGCGGCGCTGGTGGCCGGCCTCCTCGCGTACCGGGTTCGGCAGTACGCCGGCAGGGATCTCCCCACACCCATCTGCGACTGCGGCGATCTGGCGACGAGCGACGACTCGTAG